Proteins encoded in a region of the Cytophagia bacterium CHB2 genome:
- a CDS encoding helix-turn-helix transcriptional regulator, whose protein sequence is MKNLNLKFSRLRAGLTQLRLSELSGVPLSRVSKIEAGYATAYLDELEAFARVLGVTPKSLLTTSKKNQMMAVDALDKVERGVQ, encoded by the coding sequence ATGAAAAATCTCAATCTAAAATTTTCTCGACTTCGCGCCGGCCTTACGCAACTTCGGCTTTCAGAGCTTTCTGGCGTGCCTTTGTCAAGGGTTTCAAAGATCGAAGCGGGCTACGCCACCGCGTATTTGGATGAGCTTGAGGCATTTGCACGTGTGCTTGGTGTTACACCAAAGAGCCTTTTGACAACGAGCAAAAAGAATCAAATGATGGCGGTAGATGCGCTGGATAAAGTCGAGAGAGGAGTACAATGA
- a CDS encoding toxin-antitoxin system HicB family antitoxin, whose amino-acid sequence MARQKTDKQKLRMIHVRITDDLHKRLRIKAAELDTTIQDWVGELIARELEKKTK is encoded by the coding sequence ATGGCTAGACAAAAGACGGATAAGCAAAAGTTGCGGATGATCCACGTTCGCATTACAGACGATTTGCATAAGCGCCTGAGAATTAAAGCGGCGGAACTGGACACGACGATACAAGATTGGGTGGGCGAATTGATCGCGCGGGAATTGGAAAAGAAGACAAAATAA